Proteins found in one Gammaproteobacteria bacterium genomic segment:
- a CDS encoding SulP family inorganic anion transporter: MSRSSLQSRLPFLKEWPPLDRHSCRADLWAGFTGAVIVLPQGVAFALMAGLPPEYGIYTAIVPAIVAALFGSSWHLISGPTTAISIVVFSALSPLAAPGSEKFVQLAITAACMTGVIQLMLGLARLGALVNFVSHTVIVGFTAGAAILIVTSQLRAAFGLAIPTDQSFVHAWLMWYRELDATNFYVLGIALTTLLVALGIRVWRPRWPVMLIALSAGTILSVALDGATHGVRLVGALPAQIPPLSPPDISLTKLREIAPSALAIAVLGLVEASSIARAVALRSGQRIDGNREFIAQGLSNLIGSLFSCYPASGSFTRTGVNFEAGARSPLAAIAAALILIFILLLAAPLAAYLPMPAIAGILMLVAWNLIDFRQINRVLRTDRAEAAILLTTFAATLFIDLAFAIYAGVLLSLVLYLNRASKPNIVSLAPNPEDPRRRLVNIDRKPVSECPQLKVLRIDGALFFGAIDYVEMKFRELTAAAPEQRHLLLVGSGINMIDMTGSDLLAREGDRRRQRGGTFSLVGLRMRARATLERSGTSRHVHRIYTSKHEALGSLFENLDMNICAHCTRRIFTECATAPMTAETEAKLKSG; this comes from the coding sequence ATGAGCCGCTCTTCACTGCAAAGCCGCCTGCCGTTTCTCAAGGAATGGCCCCCGCTTGACCGCCACTCTTGTCGCGCCGATCTCTGGGCGGGATTTACCGGCGCCGTTATCGTCCTGCCGCAGGGCGTCGCGTTTGCGTTGATGGCCGGGTTGCCACCGGAGTATGGAATCTACACGGCTATCGTGCCGGCCATTGTCGCGGCGCTGTTCGGCTCTTCCTGGCACCTGATTTCCGGGCCTACCACGGCGATATCCATCGTTGTCTTTTCGGCCCTGTCGCCGCTGGCGGCGCCGGGCTCCGAGAAATTCGTCCAGCTTGCGATCACCGCGGCCTGCATGACGGGCGTCATTCAGCTTATGCTGGGTTTGGCGCGCCTGGGCGCACTGGTCAATTTTGTATCACATACGGTGATTGTCGGGTTCACGGCCGGCGCCGCGATCCTGATTGTCACCAGCCAGCTCAGGGCCGCGTTCGGCCTGGCGATCCCGACCGACCAGTCGTTCGTGCATGCCTGGCTGATGTGGTACCGCGAGTTGGATGCAACCAACTTCTATGTTTTGGGCATCGCGCTTACCACCTTGCTGGTGGCGCTTGGCATAAGAGTCTGGCGCCCGCGCTGGCCGGTCATGCTGATCGCGCTGTCGGCGGGCACGATCCTCTCGGTTGCGCTCGACGGCGCCACACATGGAGTGCGCCTCGTCGGCGCGCTGCCCGCGCAGATACCGCCTCTGTCGCCCCCCGACATCAGCCTGACCAAATTGCGCGAAATCGCCCCCAGCGCGCTCGCGATCGCGGTACTCGGACTGGTCGAAGCATCGTCGATCGCGCGCGCCGTGGCATTGCGTTCGGGCCAGCGCATCGACGGCAACCGCGAGTTCATCGCTCAGGGCTTGTCCAATCTGATCGGCAGCCTGTTTTCGTGTTATCCAGCCTCTGGCTCGTTCACGCGCACGGGGGTCAATTTCGAGGCCGGCGCCAGATCACCCCTGGCGGCAATCGCGGCTGCGTTGATCCTGATATTCATTCTGTTGCTTGCCGCCCCGCTTGCTGCCTATCTGCCGATGCCCGCCATCGCCGGCATCCTGATGCTGGTCGCGTGGAATCTGATCGATTTTCGGCAGATAAACCGCGTCCTGCGTACCGATCGCGCGGAAGCGGCCATTTTGCTCACGACTTTTGCGGCGACCTTATTTATCGATCTGGCATTCGCGATCTATGCGGGTGTACTGCTGTCGCTGGTGTTGTATCTCAACCGCGCCAGCAAGCCGAACATCGTCAGCCTCGCGCCCAATCCCGAAGACCCACGCCGCCGCCTGGTAAATATCGACCGCAAACCCGTGTCCGAGTGTCCGCAGCTCAAGGTATTGCGTATCGACGGCGCGTTGTTTTTCGGCGCTATAGACTATGTGGAAATGAAGTTTCGCGAACTGACGGCGGCAGCGCCGGAGCAACGGCATTTACTGCTGGTCGGCAGCGGCATCAACATGATTGACATGACGGGCAGCGACCTACTGGCGCGGGAAGGCGATCGCCGCCGGCAACGCGGCGGCACCTTTTCTCTGGTGGGCTTGAGGATGCGCGCCCGCGCGACTTTGGAACGCAGCGGCACGAGCCGGCACGTGCACAGGATCTACACGTCAAAACATGAGGCGCTGGGATCGCTGTTCGAAAATCTGGACATGAATATATGCGCGCACTGCACGAGACGCATCTTCACCGAATGTGCAACGGCGCCGATGACTGCCGAGACCGAAGCGAAGCTAAAATCCGGCTGA
- the gmhB gene encoding D-glycero-beta-D-manno-heptose 1,7-bisphosphate 7-phosphatase, with amino-acid sequence MRVIILDRDGVINYDSSAYIKSPGEWRPIPGSLDAIARFTQAGYRVMIASNQSGLGRGLFDAPALDAIHNKLRARLASLGGRIDAIFYCPHLPSDDCDCRKPKPGLLWQIARLPGVTLTEALAVGDSLRDLQAAASARVETVLVRTGNGAHTESMGDVPASVRVFDDLAAVADHYLVRAN; translated from the coding sequence ATGCGCGTAATCATTCTGGATCGTGACGGCGTCATTAATTACGACAGTTCCGCCTACATCAAGTCTCCCGGGGAATGGCGCCCGATTCCGGGGAGCCTCGATGCGATCGCACGATTCACGCAGGCCGGTTACCGGGTGATGATCGCCAGTAACCAGTCGGGCCTTGGCCGCGGACTTTTCGATGCACCTGCGCTGGACGCGATACATAACAAGCTGCGCGCCCGGCTGGCTTCGCTCGGCGGTCGCATCGATGCGATTTTCTATTGTCCGCACTTGCCAAGCGATGACTGCGACTGCCGCAAACCGAAACCGGGCCTGTTGTGGCAGATCGCCAGGCTCCCGGGTGTGACGTTGACGGAAGCGCTCGCTGTGGGCGATTCGCTTCGTGACCTGCAGGCAGCGGCGTCCGCTCGGGTTGAAACCGTGCTGGTGCGAACCGGCAACGGTGCGCACACCGAAAGCATGGGTGATGTGCCGGCCAGCGTGCGGGTATTCGACGATCTTGCCGCAGTCGCGGATCATTATTTAGTCCGCGCCAACTGA
- the thiO gene encoding glycine oxidase ThiO, whose product MTDCILIGGGLMGMLTARYLHEAGARVLLLERGRLGGEASWASGGILSPLYPWRYPPAVNRMAAVSQSMYPQLAETLTAETGIDPQWIQSGMLVPDADERPDAMRWQAGQDLLVTALDRQEIHACEPALAPAFEQGLWLPDIAQIRSPRLVKALRSSLSMRGIDYREGVEVLRLRVRGGELTGVETSSGAINAARVLITAGAWSATLIPPAFAPVAVQPVRGQIIVLNAPPGMVRRIVLCHGDYLIPRKDGRVLVGSTLEESEFDKSTTAAAREELLAKATAWVPALRKYPVEYHWSGLRPGSPAGIPYVGEHPELSGLFFNTGHFRCGLALGPASARLAADLMLQRPTILAPEAYAVGAARSEQGAGARLHDQMSPP is encoded by the coding sequence ATGACTGATTGCATTCTTATCGGCGGCGGTCTGATGGGCATGCTGACCGCGCGGTATCTGCACGAAGCCGGCGCGCGCGTCCTGTTGCTTGAGCGCGGCCGGCTGGGCGGTGAGGCATCCTGGGCCAGTGGCGGTATTTTGTCTCCGCTTTATCCTTGGAGGTATCCACCCGCGGTCAACCGCATGGCGGCTGTCAGCCAGAGTATGTATCCGCAACTTGCCGAAACCTTGACGGCTGAAACCGGTATCGATCCGCAATGGATTCAAAGCGGCATGCTGGTGCCGGATGCGGACGAACGACCAGACGCGATGCGCTGGCAGGCCGGTCAGGATCTTCTGGTTACGGCCCTGGATCGACAGGAAATACATGCGTGCGAGCCGGCATTGGCGCCGGCCTTCGAGCAAGGCTTGTGGCTGCCCGATATTGCACAGATTCGCAGCCCGCGACTGGTAAAGGCCTTGCGTTCAAGTCTCTCCATGCGTGGTATCGACTATCGCGAAGGCGTGGAGGTATTGCGTCTTCGCGTGCGCGGCGGCGAGCTTACGGGCGTGGAGACGTCATCGGGTGCAATAAACGCGGCGCGGGTGCTTATCACGGCCGGCGCGTGGAGCGCCACGCTGATACCGCCGGCCTTTGCACCCGTCGCGGTCCAGCCGGTGCGTGGCCAGATCATCGTGCTCAACGCGCCGCCCGGCATGGTGCGACGAATTGTTCTCTGTCACGGCGATTATCTGATTCCCCGTAAAGACGGGCGCGTATTGGTCGGCAGCACGTTGGAGGAGAGCGAATTCGACAAGTCGACCACCGCGGCGGCGCGGGAGGAACTATTGGCCAAGGCGACTGCCTGGGTGCCGGCATTACGCAAATACCCGGTTGAATATCACTGGTCCGGCCTGCGCCCCGGCTCACCCGCGGGCATTCCTTACGTTGGCGAACATCCCGAACTTAGCGGGCTGTTCTTTAACACCGGCCATTTCCGATGCGGGCTGGCACTGGGTCCGGCTTCGGCGCGGCTCGCGGCAGACTTGATGCTCCAAAGACCGACGATACTCGCACCGGAGGCCTATGCAGTGGGCGCCGCTCGCTCGGAGCAGGGGGCTGGTGCCCGCCTTCATGATCAGATGTCACCGCCTTGA
- the glyQ gene encoding glycine--tRNA ligase subunit alpha, translating into MPSQDPKTFQGLILTLQNYWATQACVLLQPYDMEVGAGTFHPATFLRAIGPEPWRAAYVQPSRRPTDGRYGQNPNRLQHYYQFQVILKPSPLAIQALYLDSLRALGINPLVHDIRFVEDNWESPTLGAWGLGWEVWLDGMEITQFTYFQQVGGLDCRPVSGEITYGLERIAMYLQEVESVYDLAWTVGAEGVITYGDVFHQNEVEQSTYNFEQANVEALTAWFETCEREGQRLIAAGLSLPAYEQTLKASHTFNLLDSRHALSVAERQRYILRVRGLARAVAQAYFAAREALGFPLLQSITQAADG; encoded by the coding sequence GTGCCTTCCCAAGATCCGAAAACCTTCCAGGGCCTGATTCTCACCTTACAGAATTACTGGGCCACTCAGGCCTGTGTGCTGCTTCAGCCTTACGATATGGAGGTCGGGGCAGGCACGTTTCATCCCGCGACTTTTTTGCGCGCCATCGGCCCCGAGCCGTGGCGTGCCGCCTACGTACAGCCATCCCGCCGACCTACCGATGGGCGTTACGGGCAGAACCCGAATCGCTTACAGCATTACTACCAGTTCCAGGTCATCCTGAAGCCGTCGCCACTCGCGATCCAGGCGCTTTATCTGGATTCTCTGCGCGCACTGGGGATTAACCCGCTTGTACACGATATCCGTTTTGTAGAGGACAACTGGGAGTCACCGACCCTGGGCGCGTGGGGACTGGGCTGGGAAGTGTGGCTGGACGGGATGGAAATTACCCAATTTACCTACTTTCAGCAGGTCGGCGGGCTGGACTGCCGGCCCGTTAGCGGTGAGATAACGTATGGACTCGAACGCATCGCCATGTATCTGCAGGAAGTGGAAAGCGTCTACGATCTTGCGTGGACTGTCGGCGCCGAGGGAGTCATTACCTATGGCGATGTGTTTCACCAGAACGAGGTGGAGCAATCGACCTACAATTTCGAACAGGCCAATGTCGAGGCGTTGACGGCGTGGTTCGAGACATGCGAGCGTGAAGGGCAGCGTCTGATCGCCGCGGGCTTGTCGCTGCCCGCGTATGAACAAACGCTCAAGGCGTCACACACGTTTAATCTGCTGGACTCGCGCCACGCGCTGTCAGTTGCCGAACGGCAGCGTTACATATTGAGAGTAAGGGGGTTGGCGCGGGCGGTGGCACAAGCGTATTTTGCCGCGCGCGAGGCGTTGGGGTTCCCGCTGCTTCAAAGTATCACTCAAGCCGCAGATGGCTGA
- a CDS encoding phosphoribulokinase encodes MSKKHPIVAVTGSSGAGTSTVRNAFEHIFLREGINPIVIEGDSFHRYTRVEMMEAIKRAEKDGRSLSHFGAEANLFDRLEELFRNYGKSGTGKRRLYLHSEEEAAVYEGLKPGDFTPWDDIRPNTDLLFYEGLHGGLKTDKIDIAGHVDVLVGVVPILNLEWIQKIHRDKLVRGYATEAVVDTIMRRMRDYVQYITPQFSFADINFQRVPTVDTSNPFVAREIPTADESFVIIRFREPRKFGVDYPYLLGMLKDSFMSRRNTIVVPGGKMGFAMEIILTPIINELLAHRGN; translated from the coding sequence ATGTCCAAAAAACATCCTATCGTGGCGGTTACGGGTTCATCCGGCGCCGGCACTTCTACCGTCAGGAATGCGTTCGAGCACATTTTCCTGCGCGAAGGGATCAATCCCATCGTTATCGAAGGTGACAGCTTTCACCGTTACACGCGCGTAGAAATGATGGAGGCCATCAAACGGGCCGAGAAGGATGGGCGCAGTCTCAGTCATTTCGGCGCCGAAGCAAATCTATTCGACCGGCTCGAAGAACTGTTCAGAAACTACGGCAAGAGCGGTACGGGCAAGCGACGGCTCTACCTCCATTCCGAAGAGGAAGCCGCGGTGTATGAAGGGTTGAAACCGGGTGACTTTACGCCGTGGGACGACATTCGACCAAATACCGATTTATTGTTTTACGAAGGCCTGCACGGTGGCTTAAAAACGGACAAGATCGATATCGCCGGCCACGTGGACGTGCTCGTGGGTGTGGTGCCGATACTCAATCTGGAATGGATACAGAAAATTCATCGTGACAAGTTGGTGCGCGGCTATGCGACCGAAGCGGTGGTAGACACGATCATGCGGCGCATGCGCGACTACGTGCAATACATCACGCCGCAATTCTCGTTTGCCGACATCAACTTTCAGCGCGTGCCCACGGTGGACACGTCCAATCCCTTCGTGGCGCGCGAAATCCCCACCGCGGACGAGAGCTTCGTCATCATCCGGTTTCGCGAGCCGCGGAAATTCGGTGTGGATTACCCGTATTTACTGGGGATGCTGAAAGATTCGTTTATGTCACGGCGCAACACCATCGTGGTGCCGGGGGGCAAAATGGGGTTTGCCATGGAAATTATACTGACGCCGATTATTAACGAACTGCTGGCCCATCGCGGCAATTGA
- a CDS encoding thiazole synthase: MSSPLKTSSRPPVDFLRIAGRDFTSRLLIGTGKYRNLAQTRSAIEASGAQLVTVAIRRTNIGQHPGEPNLLDILPSDRYTILPNTAGCFNAQDAVRTCRLARELLDGHDLVKLEVLGDEQTLYPHITETITAAEILLQDGFKVMVYTNDDPVIARRLEDMGCVAVMPLAAPIGSGLGIRNPYNILTIIENAHVPIIIDAGVGTASDAAIAMELGCDGVLMNSAIATARDPVLMASAMSKAVAAGREAFLAGRMPRRRYASASSPIEGTFF; encoded by the coding sequence ATGTCCAGCCCGCTCAAAACCTCCAGTCGCCCGCCGGTTGATTTCTTGCGAATCGCCGGACGCGATTTCACTTCGCGTCTGTTAATCGGCACCGGCAAATACAGGAATCTCGCGCAGACCCGATCCGCAATCGAAGCCAGCGGCGCGCAGCTCGTAACTGTGGCCATCAGGCGCACCAACATCGGGCAGCACCCCGGCGAGCCTAACCTGCTGGACATCCTTCCATCCGATCGCTACACCATTTTGCCGAACACGGCGGGCTGTTTTAACGCGCAGGACGCCGTGCGCACCTGCAGGCTGGCGCGCGAACTCCTGGACGGGCACGACCTGGTCAAGCTGGAGGTGCTCGGCGATGAGCAAACGCTTTATCCGCATATCACCGAAACGATTACGGCGGCCGAGATCCTGTTGCAAGACGGCTTCAAGGTTATGGTCTACACCAACGACGATCCGGTGATCGCGCGTCGCCTGGAAGATATGGGCTGCGTGGCGGTAATGCCGCTGGCGGCGCCGATCGGGTCGGGACTCGGCATTCGCAACCCCTACAATATCCTGACGATCATCGAGAACGCCCACGTGCCGATCATTATCGACGCAGGCGTTGGCACAGCCTCGGACGCGGCGATCGCCATGGAGCTCGGTTGCGACGGTGTGCTGATGAACTCGGCGATCGCCACCGCGCGGGATCCGGTGTTGATGGCATCGGCAATGAGCAAGGCGGTCGCGGCCGGTCGCGAGGCTTTTCTTGCCGGCCGCATGCCGCGCAGGCGTTATGCATCGGCATCTTCTCCCATCGAGGGCACATTTTTCTGA
- a CDS encoding 1-acyl-sn-glycerol-3-phosphate acyltransferase — MLFVLSVVVYAGLALFVVPLPFRHRYRLLTNWADLNLWFCARICRLKYRVEGLENIPNRPSVIMAAHQSTWETLALQQLFAPLAWVIKRELLWIPFFGWGLALIAPIAINRRAGQMASQQLIDKGSARLAQGRWVVVFPQGTRVAFGERPAYKLGGARLAASANVPVIPVAHNAGRYWPRRQFLKYPGIITVRIGPAIQPYGKSPDRISAEVKRWIESAEASL; from the coding sequence ATGTTGTTTGTGCTGTCGGTGGTCGTATACGCGGGGCTGGCGTTGTTTGTCGTTCCATTGCCTTTTCGCCATCGTTATCGATTGTTGACCAATTGGGCCGATCTGAACCTGTGGTTTTGCGCCCGCATCTGCCGACTCAAGTACCGCGTCGAAGGACTGGAAAACATCCCCAATCGCCCGAGCGTCATCATGGCTGCTCATCAGTCGACATGGGAGACGCTGGCCCTGCAACAACTTTTCGCGCCATTGGCTTGGGTCATCAAGCGCGAACTGTTGTGGATACCGTTTTTCGGCTGGGGTCTGGCTCTGATCGCGCCGATCGCGATCAACCGTCGCGCGGGGCAGATGGCATCTCAGCAACTGATAGACAAAGGCAGTGCCCGCCTCGCTCAAGGCCGCTGGGTCGTTGTATTTCCGCAGGGAACGCGTGTTGCGTTTGGAGAGCGGCCGGCCTACAAACTCGGCGGCGCGCGCCTGGCCGCAAGCGCAAATGTGCCGGTCATACCGGTGGCGCATAACGCCGGGCGCTACTGGCCGCGCCGACAGTTTCTAAAATACCCAGGGATAATTACCGTCCGCATCGGTCCCGCGATCCAACCATACGGAAAATCTCCCGACAGGATTAGTGCGGAGGTAAAGCGCTGGATAGAGTCCGCTGAGGCCTCGCTTTGA
- a CDS encoding glycine--tRNA ligase subunit beta — protein MADEQDLLIEIGTEELPPRALAMLADALRAGIELGLESENVEFGMPWRVSEPHPESGATSNTGDVFMDRGIYTYATPRRLAVHIKNVSARQPDQDAVMRGPALKAAFDADGRPTKAALGFARSRGVEVDSLQRQETDRGAWLTFHRRKPGSRTTELLAPIVSKALANLPIPRRMRWGAGDAEFVRPVHWIVLLFGDDVVDAEILGIRTGRETRGHRFHCPEPLIIERPSAYAALLATEGRVVADFHERRERIRQQVEGLAHKLGGAARIDADLLDEVTALVEWPSALTGSFEPRFLELPPEVLITTMQDNQRYFPVTSRDDGRLLPHFIAVSNIESMQPEQVRIGNERVIRPRFSDAAFFWEQDRKCSLASRKDQLKKMSFQERLGSLFDKTERVVKLVEFIAGQMGVDVSHARRAAELSKCDLLTDMVFEFPTLQGVMGRYYAACDGETEAVSLALDEQYWPRRAGDELPRSGVGQALAVAERVDTLLGILAIGYRPSGEKDPFGLRRAALGVLRIMIERKLYLDLEQMLHQASAALGDKLNATPAVSATFGYIMERLKAYYAERKIPLDSINAVMVRRPVRPLDFDRRVRAVTAFRGLDAAASLAAANKRIANILKKVESLESVAVDASLLQDNAEQTLFQRMQALDDETAPLFKTGDYQQALLKLAELQQPVDRFFDEVLVMAEDNALRHNRLALLVQLRSLFLRTADLSYLQ, from the coding sequence ATGGCTGACGAGCAGGACCTGCTGATCGAGATCGGCACCGAGGAGTTGCCGCCGCGTGCACTGGCAATGCTTGCCGATGCACTGCGCGCCGGCATCGAGTTGGGGCTGGAGAGTGAAAACGTTGAGTTCGGAATGCCGTGGCGCGTCAGCGAGCCACATCCAGAATCGGGGGCGACGAGTAACACAGGTGATGTATTCATGGATCGCGGTATCTATACCTACGCAACGCCGCGCCGCCTGGCTGTGCACATCAAAAACGTCAGTGCCCGGCAACCTGACCAGGACGCGGTCATGCGTGGCCCCGCGCTCAAGGCGGCGTTCGATGCCGATGGCCGACCCACCAAAGCCGCTTTAGGTTTCGCTCGCTCCCGCGGCGTAGAAGTGGACAGCTTGCAGCGGCAGGAGACCGACCGTGGCGCGTGGCTCACTTTTCATCGCCGAAAACCCGGCAGCCGTACCACGGAGTTGCTCGCCCCCATTGTCAGTAAGGCGCTCGCAAATCTGCCCATCCCCAGACGCATGCGCTGGGGCGCGGGCGACGCGGAATTCGTGCGTCCGGTGCACTGGATCGTCCTGCTGTTCGGTGACGACGTGGTGGATGCTGAAATTCTGGGAATCAGAACCGGGCGCGAAACCCGAGGTCACCGATTCCACTGCCCCGAGCCTTTAATCATAGAGCGGCCTTCGGCATACGCCGCGCTGCTTGCAACCGAAGGCAGGGTTGTGGCCGATTTCCACGAGCGCCGTGAGCGGATTCGTCAGCAGGTAGAAGGGCTCGCGCATAAGCTGGGCGGCGCGGCCAGAATCGATGCCGATTTGCTGGACGAGGTCACTGCACTGGTGGAATGGCCCAGCGCGCTCACGGGCAGTTTCGAACCGCGTTTTCTCGAATTGCCGCCGGAAGTCCTTATTACCACCATGCAGGATAACCAGCGATATTTTCCGGTCACGTCGCGTGATGATGGTCGGCTGCTGCCCCATTTTATCGCCGTCAGCAATATAGAAAGCATGCAACCGGAACAGGTGCGCATCGGCAATGAGCGCGTGATCCGGCCGCGCTTTAGCGATGCCGCATTCTTCTGGGAACAGGATCGCAAGTGCAGTCTTGCGAGCCGTAAAGACCAGCTCAAGAAGATGAGCTTTCAGGAGCGGCTGGGCAGTCTGTTCGACAAGACCGAGCGCGTGGTAAAGCTGGTCGAGTTCATCGCCGGCCAGATGGGCGTAGATGTGTCGCACGCGCGCCGCGCCGCGGAATTGTCCAAGTGTGATCTGTTGACTGACATGGTGTTCGAGTTCCCCACCCTGCAAGGGGTGATGGGTCGCTACTATGCGGCGTGCGATGGCGAGACCGAGGCGGTGTCGCTGGCGCTGGACGAGCAATACTGGCCGCGGCGCGCTGGCGATGAGTTACCGCGCAGTGGTGTTGGTCAGGCGCTCGCGGTCGCGGAGCGGGTGGATACGTTGCTCGGCATATTAGCCATCGGTTATCGACCGTCTGGTGAGAAAGATCCTTTCGGGCTGCGCCGCGCGGCGCTTGGCGTCCTGCGCATTATGATCGAGCGCAAGCTCTATCTTGATCTGGAGCAGATGCTGCACCAGGCATCCGCCGCGTTGGGCGATAAACTAAACGCCACTCCAGCGGTGTCCGCGACCTTCGGATATATCATGGAGCGGTTAAAAGCCTATTATGCGGAGCGCAAGATCCCGCTCGACAGTATAAATGCAGTGATGGTGCGCCGGCCCGTACGCCCGCTCGATTTCGACCGGCGCGTACGCGCGGTCACGGCATTTCGCGGGCTGGACGCGGCAGCCAGCCTTGCAGCCGCTAACAAGCGCATTGCCAACATTCTGAAAAAAGTGGAATCACTCGAATCGGTAGCCGTTGATGCGAGCCTGTTGCAGGACAACGCGGAGCAGACTCTCTTCCAGCGGATGCAGGCACTCGACGACGAGACCGCACCACTGTTCAAGACCGGCGACTATCAACAGGCGCTGCTGAAACTGGCCGAGTTACAGCAGCCCGTCGATCGATTCTTCGATGAGGTGCTCGTCATGGCCGAGGATAATGCGCTCAGACATAACCGGCTGGCACTGCTTGTGCAGTTGCGCAGCCTGTTTTTGCGTACGGCTGATCTATCGTATTTGCAGTAA
- the thiS gene encoding sulfur carrier protein ThiS, which yields MNILLNGEPKSLPAGTTVARLVEMLQLGEKRLALEINEEIVPRSRFDECAIRANDRVEIVHAVGGG from the coding sequence ATGAACATATTGCTCAACGGCGAGCCCAAAAGTTTACCGGCCGGAACAACTGTCGCGCGCCTCGTCGAGATGCTACAGCTCGGAGAAAAGCGGCTGGCCCTGGAAATTAACGAGGAAATAGTGCCGCGCAGCCGCTTTGACGAGTGTGCGATCCGGGCCAATGACCGCGTTGAAATCGTACATGCTGTCGGTGGTGGCTGA
- the trmB gene encoding tRNA (guanosine(46)-N7)-methyltransferase TrmB — protein sequence MPELRRIRSYVRREGRLTPAQREVIARLWPRFGLELGSDRLDFARIFGREASVVLEIGFGNGEALAQLAINAPERDFIGIEVHRPGVGHLLRLLESSELANVRVIREDAALVLREHVRNTSLTEVLLWFSDPWPKKRHHKRRLVQPEFVALLRQRMRSGGCLHLATDWQDYAQHMLATVDADGGFVNLAGNGRYSPRPVSRPPTKFEQRGLRLGHEVWDLVYRRV from the coding sequence ATGCCCGAGCTTCGCCGCATCCGCAGTTATGTGCGGCGGGAAGGGCGGCTGACCCCGGCGCAGCGCGAAGTAATCGCGCGTTTGTGGCCGCGCTTCGGGCTCGAATTGGGTTCCGACAGGTTGGATTTTGCGCGGATATTTGGCCGCGAAGCATCGGTCGTTCTGGAAATCGGCTTCGGTAACGGTGAAGCGCTTGCGCAACTCGCCATTAACGCGCCGGAACGCGACTTTATCGGCATCGAAGTGCATCGTCCTGGTGTCGGTCACCTGTTGCGGCTGCTGGAGAGCAGCGAGTTAGCAAACGTGCGCGTCATCCGCGAGGACGCAGCACTCGTGCTGCGGGAACACGTACGAAACACTTCCTTAACCGAGGTGCTGCTATGGTTCTCCGATCCATGGCCCAAGAAGCGTCATCACAAGCGCCGCCTTGTTCAACCCGAGTTTGTTGCGCTACTGCGTCAGCGCATGCGGTCTGGAGGGTGTCTACATTTGGCCACGGATTGGCAGGACTACGCGCAACACATGCTCGCGACGGTCGATGCCGATGGCGGTTTTGTGAATCTTGCGGGTAACGGTCGCTACTCTCCACGCCCTGTCAGCCGACCACCGACGAAGTTCGAACAGCGCGGCTTGCGGCTGGGGCATGAAGTATGGGATCTGGTTTATAGGCGGGTCTAG